Proteins from one Rhizoctonia solani chromosome 5, complete sequence genomic window:
- a CDS encoding Golgi complex component 7 (COG7) produces the protein MPRLNFDVQVMREAALSLQSALHTLQSNSATNTLLPQSNNETTSALDRLHTLSQTHSNMTAAYELLKKAEASEFDAAADRLAASTTSLQVFEGTSEYENAKALMVSLQNQLEAGLSTAVVNAVNRMDFETCKRYYLIFGRIQRESEFKYYYNGIRRASLIKLWSSHGEDTATELSFSDFFSKFFSEFLALVHAERQNMLKVYPDAQDCLGEFILTTVEALSPSISQRLETQREPDGLVALISALGTVQEFVSSASKTLEAMLLFSPGLSTVGGTTPAATKSNSLLRKPSHSRRTSKRFSISQRDSAPKLSRSGTGESLETESIPAWEVSLLEPFLEHQSDYGQLELKYLHHVLLEKSQKRQTTDGAKRFHDMTTDAFGLAEDAIPRCLAFTHTYGIKDLLGAVDEFCKDVVEGCRTSCIPSSSSTSSANSMANAANTATTTTASVPDEDLTIPPKTGPLSNSRSGYSKASPTTPPGALAAQHYREPKYPYSMGRGELNTPLLIRARKAQLEFTQACQTLVRDTILSPLRIRLSGYALLGEWTEVDHTQPGTLKLPKFSTSATSTIQSVAEGLLNLPRLFEVYADDNALAFSLSTLPFVGSGGGRDVGDRIGGGAEQNQTTGIQEESQNAEEHNAEIVTSTPDFTGDYCLDSPGSETTRVGSGVLVERGQTLGVEPEVLEQWRAVVELPDEEGIARVKEGKEVDGVFGKVASLRGWVGE, from the exons ATGCCTCGACTAAATTTCGATGTTCAG GTCATGAGAGAAGCTGCTCTCTCTCTTCAATCAGCATTACACACCCTCCAGTCCAACTCTGCGACCAATACCCTCTTACCGCAGTCAAACAACGAAACAACCTCTGCCCTCGATCGACTCCACACTCTATCCCAAACACACTCAAACATGACAGCCGCGTACGAGTTGCTCAAAAAGGCCGAAGC TTCTGAATTCGACGCTGCTGCAGACCGGTTGGCCGCATCAACCACGTCGCTTCAGGTCTTTGAGGGTACATCGGAATACGAAAATGCCAAGGCTCTCATGGTCAGCTTACAGAACCAGCTTGAGGCAGGGTTGAGCACTGCGGTTGTGAATGCCGTCAACAGGATGGACTTTGAGACGTGTAAGCGGTACTACCTCATCTTTGGTCGTATCCAGCGAGAATCCGAGTTCAAGTACTACTATAACGGAATCCGACGCGCGTCTCTGATCAAGCTCTGGTCAAGTCATGGCGAAGACACGGCAACGGAATTATCCTTCTCAGACTTTTTCTCCAAGTTCTTCTCAGAGTTTCTCGCCCTCGTTCATGCGGAGCGACAAAACATGCTCAAGGTGTACCCAGACGCACAAGACTGTCTTGGAGAGTTCATTCTGACAACTGTAGAGGCGCTCTCCCCTTCCATCTCCCAACGCCTTGAAACGCAGCGCGAGCCCGACGGATTGGTGGCGTTGATCTCCGCTCTGGGCACAGTCCAAGAGTTCGTTTCTTCAGCAAGCAAGACTCTCGAAGCCATGCTCCTATTCTCCCCCGGGTTGAGCACAGTCGGCGGAACAACTCCCGCCGCAACTAAATCCAATTCCCTTCTCCGCAAACCCTCTCATTCGCGACGCACATCCAAACGGTTTTCCATCTCTCAGCGCGATAGTGCTCCCAAACTTTCCAGATCGGGCACCGGCGAATCGCTCGAAACAGAGTCTATACCCGCATGGGAGGTGTCCCTTCTCGAGCCCTTCCTCGAGCACCAGTCCGACTATGGGCAACTCGAACTCAAGTACCTGCACCACGTTCTTCTTGAAAAATCTCAAAAGAGACAGACGACGGATGGCGCAAAGCGATTCCACGACATGACGACCGACGCGTTTGGACTGGCCGAAGACGCGATCCCTAGGTGTTTGGCATTTACCCATACGTACGGGATAAAAGATCTACTAGGAGCCGTCGATGAATTTTGCAAAGACGTCGTGGAGGGGTGTCGGACCAGCTGTATTCCCTCATCCAGCTCAACTTCAAGTGCGAACTCGATGGCGAATGCCGCTAACACTGCTACCACTACTACTGCATCGGTTCCGGACGAAGACCTGACTATACCGCCGAAGACTGGTCCGCTTTCCAACTCGCGCTCAGGCTACTCGAAGGCT AGCCCAACAACACCTCCTGGCGCACTCGCCGCTCAACACTACCGAGAACCAAAATATCCTTATTCAATGGGACGCGGGGAATTGAACACCCCGCTGCTGATCCGAGCACGAAAAGCCCAGTTGGAGTTTACGCAGGCGTGTCAAACCTTGGTCCGGGACACGATTCTTTCCCCGCTTAGGATTCGTCTCTCGGGATACGCGCTGCTGGGCGAGTGGACAGAGGTAGACCATACCCAACCTGGGACACTCAAATTGCCGAAATTCAGCACTTCAGCTACATCGACGATCCAGAGCGTCGCAGAAGGTCTACTCAACCTTCCCCGTCTGTTCGAAGTGTATGCGGACGACAATGCACTTGCGTTTTCGCTATCTACTCTCCCGTTTGttggtagtggtggtggtcgtGATGTTGGTGACCGTattggtggtggtgcagaACAGAACCAGACCACGGGAATTCAAGAAGAGAGCCAGAATGCGGAAGAGCACAATGCGGAAATCGTTACGAGCAC ACCAGATTTTACCGGAGATTACTGCCTTGACTCCCCTGGGAGCGAGACAACTCGGGTCGGATCTGGAGTACTTGTCGAACGTGGTCAGACGTTGGGCGTGGAGCCTGAAGTGTTGGAGCAATGGAGGGCTGTAGTTGAATTGCCTGACGAAGAAGGCATTGCGAGGGTTAAAGAGGGTAAAGAGGTAGATGGTGTGTTTGGAAAAGTGGCGAGTTTGAGGGGATGGGTCGGAGAGTAG
- a CDS encoding RNA 3'-terminal phosphate cyclase-like protein: protein MTIPNQPITPDGGCVKFDLMPSTTTPNLVRFTGHNYFRQRITLSILSGKAVRIDGIRPDDQNPGLRGELSGANSGLSYQREYHRDIVYRYLGYFLEPLVAIGPFSKKPLSLTLKGITSDEKDLSADIIRTVTLPHLTLFGISDGVELKIKKRGAAPLGGGEIEFICPVVKQLKTLNFVDPGKIIRIRGIAHAVRVSSDKCPRMIDSCREVLNRYINDIYLVADVYRKDDSGSFGMSLLATSTTGALHCSEVIGGAGALPNDIGHAASRSLLSEIRRGGCVDRHHQWM from the exons ATGACCATACCAAATCAGCCAATTACCCCAGACGGTGGCTGTGTCAAATTTGACCTGATGCCTTCAACGACCACGCCAAACCTCGTCCGCTTCACAGGACATAACTACTTCCGACAACGGATTACGCTATCCATACTAAGTGGAAAAGCCGTACGAATCGATGGTATTCGACCAGACGATCAAAATCCTGGGCTGCGAGGTGAGTTATCTGGAGCAAACAGCGGATTGA GTTACCAACGGGAGTATCATAGAGATATCGTATACAG GTACCTCG GTTACTTTCTCGAACCGCTAGTTGCGATCGGACCGTTCTCCAAAAAGCCTCTGAGCTTGACGCTCAAGGGCATAACATCGGATGAGAAGGATTTATCT GCGGATATAATACGCACAGTCACTCTTCCGCACCTCACTCTCTTCGGCATCTCGGATGGTGTAGAGCTCAAG ATTAAGAAGCGAGGTGCAGCTCCACTTGGTGGGGGAGAAATCGAATTCATTTGCCCAGTAGTCAAGCAACTCAAGACGCTCAACTTTGTTGATCCCGGAAAAATAATCAGAATTCGAGGGATAGC ACATGCAGTTCGGGTGAGCTCGGATAAATGCCCACGAATGATCGATTCATGCAGAGAAGTTCTCAACCGGTATATAAATGACATATATCTCGTTGCGGATGTGTACAGAAAGGACGATAGTGGAA GCTTTGGAATGTCCTTGCTCGCAACGTCCACAACTGGCGCACTCCACTGCTCTGAGGTTATAGGCGGGGCTGGGGCATTACCGAATGATATCGGACACGCGGCATCCAGATCACTTCTTTCTGAAATCCGACGAGGAGGATGTGTAGATCGGCACCACCAGTG GATGTAG
- a CDS encoding Fungal specific transcription factor domain — protein MRAMHLGSSVIQALNQDAWAQYHGPKRYFNWINQFEQRLATDFADGPSLTDVRDNLTAHLELVMLKLAVVDSTSAYILLRDALPKFLLLVSTESDLLIERSNGSLTISFPRTLNSPRHELVRFVTYDSLMGLLLGAPPLVEYVYEGGCGVDQCERVHGIPTACFQILSQVNSSRAGSSASLENWRVLEQRVLEWGSPHVISAAPAPEAANIEQATIKEIWRHLLLIYIYMGMGGASSHDSRVQASVDHIFHHAETLGTSRIGIHMLPHCIAAGVAARLETHRTRGRGSRAGRNLADFCITYGMVLVMEEEL, from the exons ATGCGGGCTATGCATTTGGGTTCATCAGTTATCCAGGCACTCAATCAGGATGCCTGGGCCCAATACCATGGTCCCAAAAGATACTTTAATTGGATTAATCAGTTTGAACAGCGTCTCGCTACCGACTTTGCGGATGGTCCGTCGCTCACCGATGTCAGAGATAATCTCACAGCCCATCTTGAG CTGGTGATGCTGAAGCTGGCCGTAGTCGATAGCACTTCAGCATACATCTTACTTCGGGATGCTCTGCCCAAGTTTCTCTTGCTCGTATCCACTGAATCCGATTTGCTCATAGAGAGATCCAATGGTAGCCTGACCATATCATTTCCTCGCACACTAAATTCACCCCGGCACGAACTGGTGCGGTTTGTCACTTACGATTCGCTTATGGGTCTTCTACTCGGGGCGCCCCCCTTGGTAGAATACGTGTACGAGGGCGGATGTGGCGTTGATCAGTGCGAGCGCGTACATGGGATTCCGACTGCGTGCTTTCAGATCCTCTCGCAGGTAAATTCGTCGAGAGCAGGTTCTAGCGCCTCTCTAGAAAACTGGAGAGTTTTGGAGCAACGTGTCCTGGAGTGGGGATCACCGCACGTTATATCGGCAGCTCCCGCACCTGAGGCTGCTAACATCGAACAGGCCACAATAAAAGAAATATGGAGGCATTTACTACTAatctatatatacatg GGTATGGGTGGAGCTTCATCCCATGACTCACGCGTACAAGCCTCAGTCGACCATATATTCCACCATGCCGAGACACTCGGAACTTCACGCATCGGCATACACATGCTGCCTCACTGCATTGCT GCTGGTGTTGCAGCTCGACTGGAAACACATCGA ACGCGCGGCCGTGGTTCTCGTGCGGGCCGCAATTTAGCCGATTTTTGTATCACTTATGGCATGGTGCTGGTGATGGAGGAAGAGCTGTAA